From the genome of Halorussus caseinilyticus, one region includes:
- a CDS encoding ABC transporter permease, producing the protein MGLLRHVTRRTIVALVAVYLVTSVAFVFVAATPDPNQALVAYQVSKKGGSTEDVQSAIRVYRATRNLDEPLVERYGRWVVAVSTFEWGRSYSFGVPVTSLIRDRLPYTALYVVPALLVSLINGVVIGLYAAFNRRGIFDRVSSLTAYLGLGVPNFWLAEIVTLAFAVQVGSSGLGVGQPDFSGGAFWSVSHLKQFVLPALVLSSGLFAGQLRYARAESMEYVNAEFVAALKAKGVSRLSVARHVLRNAAVPILSLFFTDMVAVLVVNIYVIEEIFGIQGLSALSLYAIEKRDVPVVVGTTMVIAFVGIAANFLQDVLYAVLDPRISEKR; encoded by the coding sequence ATGGGACTGCTCCGACACGTTACTCGTCGGACAATCGTCGCGCTCGTCGCCGTCTATCTGGTGACGAGCGTGGCGTTCGTCTTCGTCGCGGCCACACCGGACCCGAATCAGGCGTTGGTGGCCTATCAGGTGTCGAAGAAAGGCGGGAGTACCGAAGACGTGCAGAGCGCGATTCGGGTCTACCGAGCGACGCGGAACTTGGACGAACCGCTGGTCGAGCGATACGGTCGCTGGGTAGTGGCCGTTTCGACGTTCGAGTGGGGGCGGTCGTACAGTTTCGGCGTCCCGGTCACGTCGCTGATACGCGACAGACTTCCCTACACCGCGCTGTACGTCGTCCCGGCGCTGTTGGTGTCGCTGATAAACGGAGTGGTGATTGGTCTCTACGCGGCGTTCAACCGCCGGGGCATCTTCGACCGGGTGTCGAGTCTGACCGCCTATCTCGGACTCGGGGTGCCGAACTTCTGGCTCGCGGAAATCGTGACGCTGGCGTTCGCGGTGCAGGTCGGGTCGTCGGGTCTTGGCGTCGGACAACCCGACTTCTCGGGCGGGGCGTTCTGGAGCGTCTCGCACCTGAAGCAGTTCGTCCTCCCGGCGCTGGTGCTGTCGTCGGGCCTGTTCGCCGGGCAACTCCGGTACGCACGCGCGGAGTCGATGGAGTACGTCAACGCCGAGTTCGTCGCGGCGCTCAAGGCCAAGGGCGTCTCGCGCCTGTCGGTCGCTCGCCACGTCCTCCGGAACGCCGCGGTCCCCATCCTGTCGCTTTTCTTCACCGACATGGTGGCGGTCCTCGTGGTCAACATCTACGTCATCGAGGAGATATTCGGCATTCAGGGACTGAGCGCGCTGAGCCTCTACGCCATCGAGAAGCGCGATGTGCCGGTCGTCGTCGGGACGACCATGGTCATCGCGTTCGTCGGCATCGCGGCCAACTTCCTGCAGGACGTGCTGTACGCCGTGTTGGACCCGCGAATCAGCGAGAAGCGGTGA
- a CDS encoding ABC transporter permease, translating to MGGDVGYDGAATTRRASVGGRFAAFGLGTLGLGVGFAIDRFVRGDRPLVAGIDPSGLDWLFALSWLALATFVVWPLVARPRMTRTYWGRLRTNRLAVASLAYLVVFLVVGTVGPWFLEPDLNFGHANQPPMFFTITDGLVYNCLGPVVDGRCHGTLRYPLGTNGTGKSVLALLVSGMRVSLLVSLVSATILVPVGVTIGVVAGYAGGWTDTLLMGYVDVQQTLPAFVLYLVLIFLFDKGLLLVVLVFGLTSWGGTARMVRSEVLQRRREGYVTAARNAGASHWHVLRKHVLPNVSSTVATAMSRQIPVFLLTEAAIAYLELNNLLLMSWGEIIALELRKGFPKTWWASTFAVALLATTIVSFSVLGDAMRDVLDPKESA from the coding sequence ATGGGCGGCGACGTAGGGTACGACGGCGCGGCGACGACCCGACGAGCGTCGGTCGGCGGCCGATTCGCGGCGTTCGGTCTCGGGACACTCGGTCTCGGCGTCGGGTTCGCAATCGACCGATTCGTCCGCGGGGACCGACCGCTGGTCGCGGGTATCGACCCCTCCGGGTTGGACTGGCTTTTCGCCCTCTCGTGGCTTGCGCTGGCGACGTTCGTCGTCTGGCCGCTTGTCGCGCGTCCGCGGATGACTCGCACCTACTGGGGACGACTCCGGACGAACCGGTTGGCAGTCGCCAGCCTCGCGTACCTCGTCGTCTTCTTGGTCGTCGGCACCGTCGGTCCGTGGTTCCTCGAACCCGACTTGAACTTCGGCCACGCCAACCAACCGCCGATGTTCTTCACCATCACCGACGGACTCGTCTACAACTGCCTCGGTCCGGTCGTGGACGGTCGGTGTCACGGGACTCTGCGCTATCCCCTCGGGACCAACGGCACCGGCAAGAGCGTCCTCGCGCTGTTGGTGTCGGGGATGCGCGTGAGCCTGCTGGTCTCGCTCGTCTCGGCGACGATTCTGGTTCCGGTCGGCGTCACCATCGGCGTCGTCGCCGGGTACGCGGGCGGATGGACCGATACCCTGTTGATGGGCTACGTGGACGTGCAACAGACGCTTCCGGCGTTCGTCCTCTATCTCGTCCTCATCTTCCTATTCGACAAGGGACTGTTGCTGGTCGTCCTCGTGTTCGGCCTGACCAGTTGGGGCGGCACCGCCCGGATGGTCCGGAGCGAAGTCCTCCAGCGTCGGCGCGAGGGCTACGTCACGGCCGCACGGAACGCGGGCGCGAGCCACTGGCACGTCCTCAGAAAGCACGTCCTCCCGAACGTCTCTTCGACCGTCGCAACCGCGATGAGCCGACAGATTCCCGTCTTCCTGCTGACCGAGGCGGCCATCGCCTACCTCGAACTCAACAACCTCCTGTTGATGTCGTGGGGCGAAATCATCGCGCTCGAACTCCGGAAGGGGTTCCCGAAGACGTGGTGGGCCTCGACGTTCGCGGTGGCGCTGTTGGCGACGACGATAGTCTCGTTCAGCGTCCTCGGAGACGCGATGCGGGACGTACTCGACCCGAAGGAGTCGGCGTAG
- a CDS encoding DUF7521 family protein, with amino-acid sequence MTSSQALADSAMVVALKTITLALGIALTYFAYEAYRRTNVAALRALSVGFGLVTTGTVLGGVVHQFTALSIADGIVVESVFMALGFGVLTYSLYAET; translated from the coding sequence ATGACCAGTTCACAAGCCCTCGCCGACTCCGCGATGGTGGTCGCACTCAAGACCATCACGCTGGCGCTCGGCATCGCGCTGACCTACTTCGCGTACGAGGCGTATCGCCGGACGAACGTCGCTGCGCTCCGCGCGCTCTCGGTCGGGTTCGGTCTCGTGACGACCGGCACCGTCCTCGGCGGCGTCGTCCACCAGTTTACCGCCCTCAGCATCGCCGACGGCATCGTCGTCGAGAGCGTCTTCATGGCCCTCGGGTTCGGCGTCCTGACCTACTCGCTGTACGCGGAGACGTAG
- a CDS encoding HNH endonuclease, with protein MPARGHVGSEYRLEVHHIVPVRLFRQSENCSTKDAHRGENLVLLRKRCHGRAEHGKITLDAPIELLFEAEREGGRDRHAKPHHADRTI; from the coding sequence ATGCCAGCACGCGGTCACGTCGGGTCGGAGTACCGTCTGGAGGTTCACCACATCGTGCCCGTCCGACTCTTTCGCCAGTCGGAGAACTGCTCAACGAAAGACGCCCACCGTGGGGAAAACCTCGTACTCCTCCGTAAACGATGCCACGGCCGAGCCGAACACGGAAAGATAACTCTCGACGCTCCGATAGAGTTACTATTCGAGGCGGAACGAGAGGGTGGTCGGGACAGACATGCTAAACCACACCACGCTGATAGAACGATTTAG
- a CDS encoding helix-turn-helix domain-containing protein: MGRYRSGHWLEVKYQKGGLTQQKIAEECGVSPRAIRKYMEKFSIPTR, translated from the coding sequence ATGGGGCGGTATCGAAGTGGACACTGGCTCGAAGTAAAATACCAGAAGGGGGGTCTCACACAGCAGAAAATCGCCGAAGAGTGCGGCGTTTCACCGAGAGCTATCCGGAAGTACATGGAGAAGTTCAGTATTCCGACACGATAG
- a CDS encoding 3-hydroxyacyl-CoA dehydrogenase/enoyl-CoA hydratase family protein — MEVDNINTIAVLGAGNMGHGIAEVAALAGYEVNLRDIKDEFVQNGYDQIEWSLDKLAEKDQISDEEADAALDRVTPIVDFEEAVEDADFVVEAVPEKMDIKKDVYGELEEYAPDHTIFATNTSSLSVTELSEVTERPERFCGMHFFNPPVRMQLVEVISGEHTDDEVLDLTEDLAEAMGKTPVRVRKDSPGFIVNRILVPLMNEAAWMVESGDYTVAEVDSATKFDMGLPMGSFELADQVGIDVGYHVLDYMNDVLGEAYEPCPLLVEKVEAEKLGKKTGEGFYDYDEGGADIPTDAGSEDAVRRLQAVMANEVAKLVANDVADPDAIDEAVMLGAGFPEGPAKMADDAGLDALADTLNELHDETGAARYEASDYLREAAAEGGFYGGDEESEGEEGAYDYDNIRVEKPGEMVGKVVLDRPHRMNTVSEELLDELGEAVEALTEDDDVRALLLVGEGDKAFSAGADVQSMAAGGGDPIQAVELSKKGQDTFGKLEACPMPVVAGIDGYCLGGGMEMATCADMRVASDRSEFGQPEHDLGLLPGWGGTQRLKHIVGEGRAKEIIFTADRFEAETMEDYGFVNEVVEVPAFEDRAFELAADLAAGPPIAQKYTKRAMLAGRDDTDAGLEVESQAFGHLMNTDDLMEGITAFMGDGEPEFEGK, encoded by the coding sequence ATGGAAGTAGATAATATCAACACCATCGCGGTTCTCGGAGCGGGCAACATGGGCCACGGCATCGCCGAAGTCGCGGCACTCGCCGGGTACGAGGTCAACCTGCGCGACATCAAAGACGAGTTCGTCCAGAACGGCTACGACCAGATAGAGTGGAGCCTCGACAAACTCGCCGAGAAAGACCAGATTTCCGACGAGGAGGCCGACGCCGCCCTCGACCGAGTGACTCCCATCGTGGACTTCGAGGAGGCCGTCGAAGACGCCGACTTCGTGGTCGAGGCGGTCCCCGAGAAGATGGACATTAAGAAGGACGTGTACGGCGAACTCGAAGAGTACGCGCCCGACCACACGATTTTCGCCACCAACACCTCCAGCCTCTCGGTCACGGAACTCTCGGAAGTCACCGAGCGACCCGAGCGCTTCTGCGGGATGCACTTTTTCAACCCGCCGGTCCGGATGCAACTCGTGGAGGTCATCTCGGGCGAACACACCGACGACGAGGTGCTGGACCTCACCGAGGACCTCGCCGAGGCGATGGGCAAGACGCCCGTCCGGGTCCGGAAGGACAGTCCCGGATTCATCGTCAACCGCATCCTCGTTCCCCTGATGAACGAGGCGGCGTGGATGGTCGAATCCGGCGACTACACCGTCGCGGAAGTCGATAGCGCGACCAAGTTCGACATGGGCCTGCCGATGGGGAGCTTCGAACTCGCCGACCAAGTGGGAATCGACGTTGGCTACCACGTTTTGGACTACATGAACGACGTGTTGGGCGAGGCCTACGAACCGTGCCCGCTCCTCGTGGAGAAAGTCGAGGCCGAGAAACTCGGCAAGAAGACCGGCGAGGGCTTCTACGACTACGACGAGGGCGGCGCGGACATCCCCACCGACGCCGGGAGCGAGGACGCGGTTCGCCGCCTCCAAGCGGTGATGGCCAACGAAGTCGCCAAACTCGTCGCCAACGACGTGGCCGACCCCGACGCAATCGACGAGGCGGTCATGCTCGGCGCTGGCTTCCCCGAGGGACCGGCGAAGATGGCCGACGACGCGGGTCTCGACGCGCTCGCCGACACCCTGAACGAACTCCACGACGAGACCGGTGCGGCCCGGTACGAGGCCAGCGACTACCTCCGTGAGGCCGCCGCCGAGGGCGGTTTCTACGGCGGCGACGAGGAATCCGAGGGCGAGGAGGGCGCGTACGACTACGACAACATCCGCGTCGAGAAACCGGGCGAGATGGTCGGGAAGGTCGTCCTCGACCGACCACACCGGATGAACACCGTCAGCGAGGAACTGCTGGACGAACTCGGCGAGGCCGTCGAAGCTCTGACCGAGGACGACGACGTGCGCGCGCTCCTGCTCGTCGGCGAGGGAGACAAGGCCTTCTCCGCGGGCGCGGACGTACAGAGCATGGCCGCGGGCGGGGGCGACCCGATTCAGGCGGTCGAACTCTCGAAGAAGGGCCAAGACACCTTCGGCAAACTCGAAGCCTGCCCGATGCCGGTCGTGGCGGGCATCGACGGCTACTGTCTCGGCGGCGGGATGGAGATGGCGACCTGCGCCGACATGCGCGTCGCCAGCGACCGCTCGGAGTTCGGCCAACCGGAACACGACTTGGGTCTCCTGCCCGGATGGGGCGGGACCCAGCGCCTCAAGCACATCGTCGGCGAGGGCCGCGCGAAAGAAATCATCTTCACCGCCGACCGCTTCGAGGCCGAGACGATGGAAGATTACGGCTTCGTCAACGAAGTCGTGGAGGTCCCCGCGTTCGAGGACCGCGCCTTCGAACTCGCCGCGGACCTCGCCGCCGGACCGCCCATCGCCCAGAAGTACACCAAGCGCGCGATGCTCGCGGGCCGCGACGACACCGATGCCGGTCTCGAAGTCGAGTCTCAGGCCTTCGGCCACCTGATGAACACCGACGACCTGATGGAGGGCATTACCGCCTTCATGGGGGACGGCGAACCGGAGTTCGAAGGGAAGTAA
- a CDS encoding acyl-CoA dehydrogenase family protein, giving the protein MDFGLSDEQKQIREEVRRFAENEIAPVAKEYDVEEKYPHDLMDEAAEMGLLGAHIPLEYGGAGYSNLESAIITEELFAVDPGIGLCITSAAFGADAIMEFGTDDQKERFLTPVAEGEAIMGAAISEPDTGSDVSSVSTSAEKDGDEWVVNGNKMWITNGSVGDYYVVLCQTDPDADGRYNGFSQIVVESDRDGFEADKITGKLGIRASDTAELILDDVRVPEENLIGTRGMGFLQQMQFFDETRTAVAAQGVGIAKGASEAALDYAKEREQFDRPISEFQAIQHKLAEMHTQTEAARNLTYKAAWNVDQGEDITKLASMAKEFASKVAVDVANEAVQIHGGSGYVNDFPVERFYRDAKITQIYEGTTEIQKNIIARELLGKGF; this is encoded by the coding sequence ATGGACTTCGGACTCTCCGACGAACAGAAGCAGATTCGAGAGGAAGTGCGGCGATTCGCCGAGAACGAAATCGCTCCGGTCGCCAAGGAGTACGACGTAGAGGAGAAGTACCCCCACGACCTCATGGACGAGGCCGCCGAGATGGGCCTGCTCGGTGCCCACATCCCGCTGGAGTACGGCGGTGCGGGCTACAGCAACCTCGAATCGGCCATCATCACCGAGGAGTTGTTCGCGGTGGACCCCGGCATCGGTCTCTGCATCACGTCGGCGGCGTTCGGTGCGGACGCCATCATGGAGTTCGGTACCGACGACCAGAAAGAGCGCTTCCTGACGCCGGTCGCGGAGGGCGAGGCCATCATGGGCGCGGCAATCTCGGAACCCGACACGGGGTCGGACGTGTCGAGCGTCTCCACCTCCGCCGAGAAGGACGGCGACGAGTGGGTCGTCAACGGAAACAAGATGTGGATTACCAACGGGTCGGTCGGCGACTACTACGTCGTCCTCTGTCAGACCGACCCCGACGCCGACGGCCGGTACAACGGCTTCAGTCAAATCGTCGTGGAGTCGGACCGCGACGGCTTCGAGGCCGACAAGATTACGGGCAAACTCGGCATTCGGGCCTCTGACACCGCCGAACTCATTCTGGACGACGTGCGCGTGCCCGAGGAGAACCTCATCGGCACCCGCGGCATGGGCTTCCTCCAGCAGATGCAGTTCTTCGACGAGACCCGAACCGCCGTCGCCGCCCAAGGCGTCGGCATCGCCAAGGGCGCGTCCGAGGCGGCGCTCGACTACGCCAAAGAGCGCGAGCAGTTCGACCGCCCCATCTCGGAGTTCCAAGCCATCCAGCACAAACTCGCCGAGATGCACACCCAGACCGAGGCGGCGCGCAACCTGACCTACAAGGCGGCGTGGAACGTCGACCAAGGCGAGGACATCACGAAACTGGCGAGCATGGCCAAGGAGTTCGCCTCTAAAGTCGCCGTGGACGTGGCCAACGAAGCGGTCCAGATTCACGGTGGCTCGGGCTACGTCAACGACTTCCCGGTCGAGCGGTTCTACCGCGACGCCAAGATTACCCAAATCTACGAGGGCACCACCGAGATTCAGAAGAACATCATCGCTCGGGAGTTGCTCGGTAAGGGCTTCTAG
- a CDS encoding GtrA family protein, with translation MGDSGYRNVTKHPTFVRLYRFVVVGASAALVQTAVLWLLVEYGGLNYLFAATLAIELTIILQFFANNAWTFQHSRHHARSDYLVGLLRTNVVRGTAIPLQLGLLWAFVNWAGLMYLLANGFAIFISGLYRYYLDSRWTWQIA, from the coding sequence CGGAACGTGACGAAACACCCGACGTTCGTCCGCCTCTATCGGTTCGTCGTCGTCGGGGCGAGCGCCGCTCTCGTACAGACGGCGGTCCTCTGGCTACTCGTCGAGTACGGCGGTCTCAACTACCTGTTCGCGGCGACGCTCGCAATCGAGTTGACCATCATCCTCCAGTTCTTTGCGAACAACGCGTGGACGTTCCAGCACTCGCGTCACCACGCCCGGTCGGACTATCTGGTGGGTCTGCTCCGGACGAACGTCGTGCGCGGGACGGCGATTCCGCTCCAACTCGGTCTGCTGTGGGCGTTCGTCAACTGGGCCGGACTCATGTACCTGCTCGCCAACGGGTTCGCCATCTTCATCAGCGGCTTGTATCGGTACTATCTGGACTCGCGGTGGACGTGGCAGATTGCGTGA